A window of Nymphalis io chromosome 18, ilAglIoxx1.1, whole genome shotgun sequence genomic DNA:
TGGCCAGCTCCTTGACTTGCATGAACATGCCCTTGAGGGACACGACGATGATGGAAGCGAGCACGCAACGAGGCAGCAGCTCGAACAAGGGCCCCACCCAAAGCAGAACGCACAAGATTAAGGAGGCGCTAACCACTGAGGTTAGGCAAGTCTTGCTGCCTGCCTGTCACAAAAATATACGTTatgttattgtttgttttccataaaatgattatttgtgATGTAGAAATATTTCTAATTGAAGAGTTAAAGTTGGCAACTTTTGTATAAGACCTTGCCAATAAGCTAAGTGCATTTATAGTATAGCGGTAATGTTGCCATTGAGAAAATGATTAACGTTActtctttttatacataaacttaacaaaatatgatattattttagaaatgtaTGTATGcactatttgatttattttgttccGTAGCAGACTTATACCTattcagaattaaaaaaaaattttaatttttgtagacGCAACATCGCAGAAGGTAGCtatttattgtcaaattaaatatacttcattcaagAATGCTCTTTTGagcaattttgaataatttaaattaaattaaaagctaccaccggttcggaatgtggattctaccgggaagaaccggcaaaaaactCATCAGTTCCTTCTATTTGACAATCAAGTATAATGTTggtaaatttgtttaataacaaCCATAAGCCAGCCATTGgacgtatatattaatttttgtttgtattaaactaaataaaaaaatctttatctaAGGATTGCATTAGATATCTGCCTTAGCGATAAGGCTGGAGCACTTGTTACAACTTAGTACTTCAGTTTAATCTTTAcactttatttttagttaattcgagtttttttttacaattaatagaccagcgtttgaccgttgacttatgttaagcatcgacacggtctaggatgtagcacgcttgcctataagaaacctgtttactctggatttgaagacaccaacattgtacctatcaggaaatactcTGCCAGAGTTAATTCGAGTGCAgtgaagaataaataaatatattataacacacCTGATACTGGATGTAAGATCTGGATAAACTCGCGCAGAGTGGAGCGCAGCCGAAGAATGAGCCAAACATATTGCTTGCGCCCTAAAAAAGGACATTCCAttgaaaaaaagtaacagcGACTAAATAACACACGTGTATTATTTCATCATATGCACGTGACCAAATGATACAGGTGTATTATTTCATCACGTGTCATGTTTCAAAACGGGATTCGGGATTTACGtgtcagattttcatccgacacattttcctcacgatgatttccgcCGCTGCACGAgatatttattgctttataaacataaattggaACCATGGAGACTCAGCGGTGCGTGCCCATGCCCGCAACTCATGGTCAATATTGTTAACCTTGGCCTAGTGTTTCTATGGCCAGCTCGCCTTTCCATTACTGGAGTTTGACTTAGGCATAAGTTTGGAAATTACACAAACCCGTTTAAAATGCGGcacatacaaaataacataGTGCTTTTTATTTAGAGACACATATGGCAACCCTTGTTTAAACCAATGTATTTTATGATCAGATCATACCGCCTCATGAATgacagttaaattaaaatccttACCAAAGCCAGTAGCTCCTGATTGGCATCCACCTCGTACTTCTCCTTGGTTGCGAAGATCAGTGCCATGGACATGGATATGGTGTATGTTACCATGGTGATGGTGAAGGCATCCAAGGCTATCGTAGGCATCATTTCTATAGCTGGCACTTTCGGGTCTGGTAGACTAAAATAATTGATCTAATGTTATCGGTAATATAAATCGTTAAGAAGCGAACTATAGAATTGATTTCTGATACTATTATCAAATTGATTATGTCTTAATCCCTGAAGATAACTTATTATGATacatgataattttattgtgttattttattactcatttagtagttattaacatattttaatcgtAATATGTTCAATTGTCTGTTTAgtgataattgttaaaaaaatattatattacacggCTTTAATAGTATagccaaaatatatatataaaaaatgtttttaaatcgatgtaaatatttaatattatatttatttggtcattatcataaagtaaattataagcatttaattttcacaaaatagttataatataaacttaccCAGTGGGAATAGTTCCGACTAAAGAAATTCCATATAATTCTTTGAGATTGCCAAATTTAGAAGCTAGAGTTCCGAGTACGATCGCCAACAGCTCTATAGGCACTGGGACGCGACTTATCTTGCTAACACGAGGCTAAAATGTTAATACAACTAAAATTTCcttgtttcttattattaataatgagaaTGTATGTTGGTCTGTccttctaatattttataagtagacAGATCAAAGAATCGTTGACGAATTTAGTATAAAGCGAAGTTAAAGTAGTTTTCTGTATTTGGACGTAAAGGATAGAAACGACTGGAGGTCACGACAAGATAGTTACATAGATTTGTCAACTTGTGCGAGAGAGACAGAAATACATCGATTTGTCAACTTGTGGGAGAGagacagaaatatattttacaatgcaTTGCCAATGATGAAATCCAGCTGTTATTTCCCTCATACCAAGTCAAGCTGGGTAATTCTTACAACCGGGACACACCAATACATACTTTGGTTTGGCGGAAGGTTATCAATTCTTGGTAAATTGATTTGTACCCatttcacaaagccctaacaaTAAGCAATACAGCGCCAaggcaaaaaaaaagttattctcaGGAGCAGCTAAGAGTACAGAAGTTGATGTTACATTGCCATGCCCCTGAAAACACTTAAATTTGTTTGTCTTGGAATTGAACTTTCTCCAGACTTGTCAGATTTATaaacccatcggattatgagagtgcagggaatagagagtgcacttgtgtacATTTGAgcaagtgtttgcgcacacaattgtaCACTATACTTTGAAAATGGCCACCGAAATCGATCATTAAGTCGTCATAACATTGAATTAATTACaccttaaaatgttattaaattaaagcatacctttaaaatttcattgttCAAAGCAATTATAGTGCAAGCGACCGCTGATATTCCGAACGCAACCCAATTCGCGTTTGTTATATTCTTGGCGATTTCGATAGCAGTCTGAAATTGAAAAAACACATAATGACTACTGTGGGTGTGTACCACGGTTTTATCTGCGTTGAATTCGTTTTTGTAACAAATATGTGCGGAAACTGTTATGTTGAAAAACTttgttataagaatattaatatcaacattttgttatttttactcttaaaaaagtaaaaaaaaaaataaaaaaaattatgctatAGTTATAtctcactcatctttcaaaccggaacgcaacaatactgagtTGTTGTTTGGTGGTTGAATATCCGATGAATATCCgaatgtgggtggtacctacccagaggcttgcacaaagctgtacaacttattttttggaaatcacagacagacgcttcaattatatttatttgtatagacatTTTGCCGACGTCGGCaactttttactaaaaaaaattaaacatagaaTACACCGATGCGATCCATCGGATAGAACGAGTCAGTCTTAACCGAGAATCTAGGCGAGCACTTTTCAGTTtccatttgcttaatttgtgttcataaatcatctcgtggctggaaatcgtgaggaaatcatGTTATGTCTTATGTCAAATGATATTTTGTCACATGTGCATCCACCCCAcactagagcagcgtggtggaattagctccaaaccttcttttaAGAAGAGCCTTTTTCCCAGCAGCGGGTCATTTACGGATTGTTAAATTGCTACGAGCATACAcccattcatatatttttaatatcttttacttacaaataaaactttgtaattGGATCCCAATTTTGGTAATTTGACCCCAAAAAGGTCTTTCAGCTGGGAAGTCAGAACGTGAAATGAGGCAGCGGTCGTAAAACCAGAGACGAGAGGCTCTGAGAGCAGTGTGGACACCGCGCCAAGCCTCATCATCCACATTATAACCTGAAAGAATCAATATAAGCTTGGGTTTACTTCGATTTAATCACTGCAAATCGACTGCTCATCAAAAGACCAGTAAAAATGATTGTCCTTTGGTTTCTATTGAGATAACTGGCAAATCCGACTTTTGCAATTTTGTAGAAAGTTACAACCAGTTGCACAACATAGTACCAATCGTTGATAACTAAAGTTAATTTCAGAATTTTTTTGTATCCAAGGCGTATTGCCCACAAACAATTCCAATTTTCTTTTAGTTGAGGCAAGGATTTAACAGAACAATACCTCTAATAATTCCAGaatcaattttttaaaacatttgggTCTTAGCTAAAGCCTAAAGGCCTTGCGTTTACAATCGTCCAAGTAACACTGACAATGGACTTAcgaaaaacaattacaaaaatggTAGGctaatgttaaaatttagtatatattctCTGCTAGCTAACTATAaggtatacaaaattaaaatagcatGTACTATATATGTACAAACACACATATATGAATACACAAATACTAATACTTCTGGATTTAAAAAATGGGATTGGGACGATAAGACCGAAGCCTCTGAATAAATCCCATTGAGGAAAACTAAAGTTAAGTTTAAGttcaagtttttatataaataaatgattgtttatttaaatgttttatttattacttacttgCATTAAGCCTATTGTTAAGGAAAGTATGCTGAGGATTTCTACCGGTGAATATCCTCCAGTCAACAAAGGGGGCCCTgaggaattaataataattagagatGGCCGACTCGTTAGaacaattaattttcatgtggCGAAggaaaatgtcccactgctgggctaaggtctcttctCCTTTTGATAAGAAGGTTTGGAATTTATTATAACACGCTGTTACAATGCGGGCAGATTTTCTTACAATGTTTACCCCCTcagccgagcacgagataattccccggttttgaacccataAACTTCAGTGAAAATTTACTTATTGTAACTAATGAGCTCTAACCACTCGCGTCATTgcatgtatttactaaagaagttttaaacttaaataaaattatagttaccTTCTGAAGTTGTAACGTTAACAGCAGTGACCAACTCCGCATGAGATGAATGCTGTAAAACTACCTGAAAGAAGGATTATTGacctttaaagtaaattatagtatatctttatattgatgaattacataaaataataaaagtttaaaaaaagtttcgtATTGTTAATTTGTGAAGTTAGCAAAATAATCCAAGCAAATTaagctataattttaaatgaatctaAAGGACCCatacttatgtttatttatataaaaacattacatagtGATCCTCGCATATTGTTTCAGCCTCTGCATTATTTACCAAGATTTAAATGACAATTACCTTTCCCGCCATAAGGCAGGCAACCGCGAATGTTCCCATAGACACATGGGGCGATGTGCCAAATATCACATATATAAGTACTGGGAAAAACGCCATGTATAGACCGACTATAGGAGGCACTTCAGCTAACATCGCGTAGGCCATACCTGAAaaaagaaggttttttttttatagaataggaaggtggacgagcatatgggccacctgatggtaggtggtcaccaaacgcccttagacattggcattgtaagaaatgtcaaccatcgcttatagccaatgcgccaccaaccttgggaactaagattttatgtcccttgtgcctgtaattacactggctcactcacccttcaaaccggaacataacaatatcaagtattgctgtttagcggtagaatatctgatgagtgggtggtacctacccagacgagcttgcacaaagccctaccaccagtaaatttcattatttctgtaattacaaaaatgaataaatcCATATCATACGCATAATgtgaattttattaagttagcgttctaatatctatatttagtaTCTGAATTAGAATCTGATTTATCTGAGTtagaatatctatatttttataaagccaATGGATATGATATCGCTGCTTATTGCTTATTTCAATCCCGTTACCATCCACAATATCAAAATGTCGAtagtatatacttaaataacttaataacctTGTGGTATGTGCATGACTGCAGTTGTAGCGCCGGCTACCAGGTCTCCAACCAAATCCCTCTTCACATTGTATTTCGGTAACCATCTCGCAATTGGTAGCGAGTTGAGGAGACAATCGCCGAAGCCACAGTTTTTAACTACCCTCTTGCATCTATATCCCACTAGAATTATAAAGtcagtaaatattttacgatctttttaaacaatattttatatgttataatgtaTGTACGTATGCATTGCCTTATTAGTATAGTGACTCGCCTATGATTCCGAGGTCTCAAGGTTCAAGCCCTGGGACAGACGAATAAAAAGttgattgggtttttctgtcaagaaattcttagtACCATTCCAGAGTCTGAGTTGAAATTGTTTATGCTAccgcgcctcggaaagcacgtaaagccgttgctcttgcacctgaactcattccggtcatgtcgaatttgccgtcccattgaattataaaagtgaagtaaaatagagtgcacttgtgttacACACGCttgtatactttataatatctCTTATTCACATTATCTTATTTCATTGTTGGCTGTTGGTTAGTCTGTCTAGAGAATGACCACCGTGATCAAAATTGgtaaaaacattaacattatatgtattaatatgctCAATAGCGGAAACATACATCACCTAGATTtgccttaattaaatattaaataatatatttcaaatcaatgtACCGCTTtcctcatttatatatttttaatttctcgttttttaacataaaattattgaaaagatATTGAGTGACCGCGATGATATAGCTCCTTACGTGGTTTTTCTGGAACCTGATAATCCGCATCCTTGTTGAGTGCATCCTGCTGGTAGACCCGTCGTATCACGTTGAACTGCTGACTGGGTCGAGACTGTAGCCTGAAAAAACGTACATCTTTAAACTATTGTACATGTGATTATAGTTTTAAGATTGAAGGAAGATGTTTATTTTACgacaaaaaatgtaacaaaaaaacacAGTTTAAGAAGTAGTCTGACCTACAGAtatgctaatattttaaataacttgttgTCTAGAGAAAATAATCATATGCTTTGTCAATAAACAAATGCGTTGAAATGGAAAACTGGCTCGAATAAACTCCAACTCCTAAGTGGAATAAGTGCGGGATAcgtgctttttttatagaatagttaaatattaatactatatattctATAAGGAATCCCTACAAAACAAAGGATACGGCAACTACAAAAGATCCAACATCCTTACAGTATATGAGGCATAGAGACTAAATAACGAAACGGTCCTTCTCATAAATTGTGTGACGAAAAAGctccaattaaatttatttttttattaattggaaaATGAATTATCATCAACGTGTACAAAGCGAACGCGTTATGAGTtagttatgttaattataattcgaattttaattttaataaaatgtcacGGACACGAGCGCTTGACATTCTAAATATAAACTAGATAGAGGTGTAAACACAGCCATGCGAAATGCCATACCTCTACCATACCATACTCTTTTACTAGGACTAATGCCCAGCGGTTGTATAATATACGCGTTTTCAAGTTTAAAGTTTATACTAGCCATTCGTCTTCACGTTCCAAAGAGCCTCGTAACAATGGAACCTTTTCGTTGTCATCGTCGTCGTCACGTGTAAAATCACTTTCGAATAACAATAACGTTTTTTTCATACGCATTTTCACACattgtcaaaataatatttaaccgatttctttttctataatattgtcattattttcCACAACACAACACTTCCGAGGGCTTACTTGTTTGTGATCGAGATGTTCccttaattatacttttaatactttgcaattaaagtaatttattatctgtttaagTTTTATCGTCTGCGTAAACGATTGGTCGTCTTATTACTGGGGCAAGAATCACTCTAAATACATTGTATGGCACGGTATCGTTCAAAAAACAATTGGTAACTGATTTGCGTAAATGTTACAGAAAACTTTCGACAACTCATTTTATTGGAGACTTTTTCATAGTATTTGTCATACCGACCAATCTATTCTTTTCTATCCGACTATGTCACACAAAGTAGAGTTATGGCTTACATTGTTAAGTcactatattatgtatataattcataaagtcACACGAACTATTTACGACAATACGacgtcatttaaattaaatatggtaGACAATTTTCGCCatcctgtaaaaaatattttttattatataatgtttaacatttatataacagATGCAAGATTATGTAAcgataagaatatattattattgataatatatgataataatttttttacaagaaaataaaaaaccacATGTTATAAAACTCTGCCTCCTTATCGAACAATAATTCCAGATATCTTTCACGTCAATACTTTATAGTGTACAAACTTAAGTGGTCCAGTAACCTCACCACAATACAGAGATAACGTTAATTTCCTCGTAATACACTActcattatatttgttaataataataaataataataatgtgcaaTGTCTTAACCTAATTTACGGCCATAGTAGCCAACATCAAAGATCAATCATTGCTGCCACCTGGCCAGTTTTTTATAAAGCATACATAGCGCTCTGAGCATtgtcgctgtaagaaatatcaaccagtCCTTATATGATCAATGTCACCAACCTcaggaactgagatgttatttcccttgttcCTGTTTTACATTGGCTAACTCAAACTAACGCTAagacacaacaatattaagtattgctttttgacGGTTGAATATGTGGGTGGGTAGGACCCAGATGGACTTGTACAATTCCATACCACCATATAAATTTTGttgcgtaacaaataaaaagtagaacatgatttataatatataaatttaaatatttaaagaatatatcttgtagtaaatatatatgCGCATTCCATGGCGGGCGCACAAAAACCCGATAAACACGTACATAGATTATTATcagaaaggttttttttatatatatacagcctCTTTCGTAGCTAAATTCGTTACataaacgttttaaattatttaccatTAAATATGAATGTCAAGTGTACAATTTTATTGGTTTAAATTGTCTTGACATTCTTCAATGACTTATTTGTAgacattgaaattgtttttttttttttagtatgtaCGCAGACTGGCTAAttggccacccgatggtaagtggcaaTCACCGCTTTTAGACATcgtcactgtaagaaatattaacaatcccttacatcgtctatgtcaccaaccttgggaactaaggtattATGTCCTTTATGCCTCTGCTGTCATATTGCTATGTAAATATCTCAGAAGTAATGTTATTATCTTTTCAAGTACATAAAcaatacaagtatatatattgaattgtaTACCACACTTTATTGTTATGGTTACTAGCTGTTATCAGAtcgctatatttaaatttaactttttatttatatatccgtccgtccgtaacagcctgtgaatgtcccactgctgggctaaaggcctcctctcctctttttgaggagaaggtttggaggttattccaccacgctgctccaatgcgggttggtagaattcacatgtggcagaatttcagtgaaattagacacatgcaggtttcctcacgatgttttccttcatcgtaaagcacgagatgaattataatcacaatgaattataatcactttatttatatataaaaaatacaaaaataaatacatatgtcaTTTCCTAAATCATGGTATGCTCATCTGTACCAAGTGGTATTCGATATCGTCAATTATGGTTATTATGGATATATGACTGTTACACGTAATGGGTTATGTGCCTGGTCCAAATTGAACCACAAAATGAGCAATCAGGGCACTTCCATGCACAGATACTTGtgctcaataatatatataatatattctgtgtAAGTTCTATTTTTCGAGTCGAAAATCGGTTAGGAGAATATTatgctgtttatttttatatgatggattataatttagatttgtagacaaaataaatattttaaagctttgTATGAACGTAGTTGCTGTTCATATCAATAGGTAAGGAACGACAGATGTTACCATTTCTTTTATACGGTGACCAGTTgtcattattatacatttgaaataaacttttaacgCAAACAAGTTTAACCTTTGACGGAGACTTAGATAGAAAACGTTGCAACGAGGCAATATATTGCTATATACCCTTTTTACAACGCAGTCAAAGCTTAGGAAGCATCTTATTCAATCCACAGTATTTTGTCCTACATTTTAACGTTAGTCAGTAATTGCaattctgttttatatttattttgatttcatcTTAATAGACTCAGAGCCCCGGGTATATCGCACTTCGATTCCGCGACGCATTAAAGTTCGAAAACATCGAACGGCCATCGATATATAGGCCGAAAAGTTACATAGGCTTTGCGcggtgaataaaattataatgaagtctcttgttaatataaaaacaaaggaACCGGGAGAGAATAGGCCGAACCGTATACAAACGAaacatgtgtatatatgtaaactaaatttttattattttttttttatattattttattatcttaaggattagaaataaataaacttgaggTTGCTTTGTATCcaaagaaacgacatttaaagtttattattccgtTTTTCCTCTCAAtttcttattactttttttactaaataattatttttttcaaacatcaaatcttttgttaaatgtcatttctaactttttttattatcatatataaactattacacAAAACTTAAAGGCCAGTATCAATGCAAACTTatcaaaattaaagaaatataaatacaattatttctttacatatatatatcttacGAGTAACGGCAAATTAAAATTCTTGCGAAAGAAAAATTATAGTGGTGGTCAACAGTGCGATGGCCAAGTAGCTATCGCAAAGATTACTAATGTTCCATTCACAtgtaacatttttacttgttatatcaattatcacatattctaccggctaagaatatatttactattgttATCCGGTTTGAACACGTTTGAGCCATTGtaacaaggttggtggcgcattggtgatgtaagggatggttaatatttcttatagtgccgaTGCCAATATTGGTGGCGTTGACCACTTAcctattagaataaaaaaaaaaataacaggcCAACTCTTTCATGAGGTCTGTCATAATGTGAGACGAATGTCCGATGAGCCACCACTTCTATGTGTAGAAGCCGTAGACAGAACCTAAGAATATAACAACAAATCAACAAGAAAAAATACGTGTTCTACTATGCTta
This region includes:
- the LOC126775711 gene encoding prestin isoform X3, with protein sequence MRTGSDGKDSEKEKLNPNGWLQSRPSQQFNVIRRVYQQDALNKDADYQVPEKPLGYRCKRVVKNCGFGDCLLNSLPIARWLPKYNVKRDLVGDLVAGATTAVMHIPQGMAYAMLAEVPPIVGLYMAFFPVLIYVIFGTSPHVSMGTFAVACLMAGKVVLQHSSHAELVTAVNVTTSEGPPLLTGGYSPVEILSILSLTIGLMQVIMWMMRLGAVSTLLSEPLVSGFTTAASFHVLTSQLKDLFGVKLPKLGSNYKVLFTAIEIAKNITNANWVAFGISAVACTIIALNNEILKPRVSKISRVPVPIELLAIVLGTLASKFGNLKELYGISLVGTIPTGLPDPKVPAIEMMPTIALDAFTITMVTYTISMSMALIFATKEKYEVDANQELLALGASNMFGSFFGCAPLCASLSRSYIQYQAGSKTCLTSVVSASLILCVLLWVGPLFELLPRCVLASIIVVSLKGMFMQVKELAKFWKLSKLDAIVWLVTFLITLLIDIDIGLGAGLLASVAALFCRSQKPYTCLLGRVLDTDLYLDIKRYRAAEEISGIKIFHYCGGLNFASKNLFRVTLFRKIGYLKQQQADDESNLDKSETLEWDSSINNKVQCVIIDATALSYVDAPGIKSLVAAQKELVSNGITVLLAGANGPVLEMIERYNSLETEQLQLDTFPTVHDAVVYYKMLEAKKDTSITIQT
- the LOC126775711 gene encoding prestin isoform X1, whose amino-acid sequence is MRMKKTLLLFESDFTRDDDDDNEKVPLLRGSLEREDEWLQSRPSQQFNVIRRVYQQDALNKDADYQVPEKPLGYRCKRVVKNCGFGDCLLNSLPIARWLPKYNVKRDLVGDLVAGATTAVMHIPQGMAYAMLAEVPPIVGLYMAFFPVLIYVIFGTSPHVSMGTFAVACLMAGKVVLQHSSHAELVTAVNVTTSEGPPLLTGGYSPVEILSILSLTIGLMQVIMWMMRLGAVSTLLSEPLVSGFTTAASFHVLTSQLKDLFGVKLPKLGSNYKVLFTAIEIAKNITNANWVAFGISAVACTIIALNNEILKPRVSKISRVPVPIELLAIVLGTLASKFGNLKELYGISLVGTIPTGLPDPKVPAIEMMPTIALDAFTITMVTYTISMSMALIFATKEKYEVDANQELLALGASNMFGSFFGCAPLCASLSRSYIQYQAGSKTCLTSVVSASLILCVLLWVGPLFELLPRCVLASIIVVSLKGMFMQVKELAKFWKLSKLDAIVWLVTFLITLLIDIDIGLGAGLLASVAALFCRSQKPYTCLLGRVLDTDLYLDIKRYRAAEEISGIKIFHYCGGLNFASKNLFRVTLFRKIGYLKQQQADDESNLDKSETLEWDSSINNKVQCVIIDATALSYVDAPGIKSLVAAQKELVSNGITVLLAGANGPVLEMIERYNSLETEQLQLDTFPTVHDAVVYYKMLEAKKDTSITIQT
- the LOC126775711 gene encoding prestin isoform X2, with product MYTYIQYIIKKENLYSMCDLNALLQSRPSQQFNVIRRVYQQDALNKDADYQVPEKPLGYRCKRVVKNCGFGDCLLNSLPIARWLPKYNVKRDLVGDLVAGATTAVMHIPQGMAYAMLAEVPPIVGLYMAFFPVLIYVIFGTSPHVSMGTFAVACLMAGKVVLQHSSHAELVTAVNVTTSEGPPLLTGGYSPVEILSILSLTIGLMQVIMWMMRLGAVSTLLSEPLVSGFTTAASFHVLTSQLKDLFGVKLPKLGSNYKVLFTAIEIAKNITNANWVAFGISAVACTIIALNNEILKPRVSKISRVPVPIELLAIVLGTLASKFGNLKELYGISLVGTIPTGLPDPKVPAIEMMPTIALDAFTITMVTYTISMSMALIFATKEKYEVDANQELLALGASNMFGSFFGCAPLCASLSRSYIQYQAGSKTCLTSVVSASLILCVLLWVGPLFELLPRCVLASIIVVSLKGMFMQVKELAKFWKLSKLDAIVWLVTFLITLLIDIDIGLGAGLLASVAALFCRSQKPYTCLLGRVLDTDLYLDIKRYRAAEEISGIKIFHYCGGLNFASKNLFRVTLFRKIGYLKQQQADDESNLDKSETLEWDSSINNKVQCVIIDATALSYVDAPGIKSLVAAQKELVSNGITVLLAGANGPVLEMIERYNSLETEQLQLDTFPTVHDAVVYYKMLEAKKDTSITIQT
- the LOC126775711 gene encoding prestin isoform X4; translated protein: MNLFSDHYITKNEGLQSRPSQQFNVIRRVYQQDALNKDADYQVPEKPLGYRCKRVVKNCGFGDCLLNSLPIARWLPKYNVKRDLVGDLVAGATTAVMHIPQGMAYAMLAEVPPIVGLYMAFFPVLIYVIFGTSPHVSMGTFAVACLMAGKVVLQHSSHAELVTAVNVTTSEGPPLLTGGYSPVEILSILSLTIGLMQVIMWMMRLGAVSTLLSEPLVSGFTTAASFHVLTSQLKDLFGVKLPKLGSNYKVLFTAIEIAKNITNANWVAFGISAVACTIIALNNEILKPRVSKISRVPVPIELLAIVLGTLASKFGNLKELYGISLVGTIPTGLPDPKVPAIEMMPTIALDAFTITMVTYTISMSMALIFATKEKYEVDANQELLALGASNMFGSFFGCAPLCASLSRSYIQYQAGSKTCLTSVVSASLILCVLLWVGPLFELLPRCVLASIIVVSLKGMFMQVKELAKFWKLSKLDAIVWLVTFLITLLIDIDIGLGAGLLASVAALFCRSQKPYTCLLGRVLDTDLYLDIKRYRAAEEISGIKIFHYCGGLNFASKNLFRVTLFRKIGYLKQQQADDESNLDKSETLEWDSSINNKVQCVIIDATALSYVDAPGIKSLVAAQKELVSNGITVLLAGANGPVLEMIERYNSLETEQLQLDTFPTVHDAVVYYKMLEAKKDTSITIQT